A genomic region of Alkalispirochaeta americana contains the following coding sequences:
- a CDS encoding SufE family protein — MKSLGDMQAYLDEITEELLLLREIDNLEMYRLLTDLGKELKELPPEECTEENYVYGCISNVYIVDEYDQGRMFYRGNSDAHVVRGYLAILLKALSGLPPEDVITGTKEAVEAFARKTDLKTSLTPNRANAFGNIYKLMVEKAARRISGGSGAPEPRQGPEPRQGPGSGEDPEPGEDPRPQA; from the coding sequence ATGAAAAGTCTCGGCGATATGCAGGCCTATCTCGATGAAATCACGGAGGAGCTGCTGCTGCTCCGGGAGATCGATAACCTGGAGATGTACCGCCTCTTGACGGATCTGGGGAAGGAGCTCAAAGAGCTCCCTCCCGAGGAGTGTACCGAAGAGAATTACGTCTACGGTTGCATCAGCAACGTCTACATCGTGGACGAGTACGATCAGGGAAGAATGTTCTACCGGGGGAACTCCGATGCCCACGTGGTCCGGGGGTACCTGGCCATCCTTCTGAAGGCCCTCAGCGGACTGCCCCCCGAGGACGTAATAACCGGTACAAAAGAAGCCGTGGAGGCCTTTGCCCGCAAGACCGACCTGAAGACATCGCTCACGCCCAACCGGGCAAACGCCTTCGGGAACATTTACAAGCTCATGGTTGAAAAAGCAGCCCGGCGCATCTCCGGCGGGAGCGGAGCCCCGGAGCCCCGGCAAGGCCCGGAGCCCCGGCAAGGCCCGGGCTCCGGAGAAGACCCGGAGCCTGGAGAAGACCCCCGCCCGCAGGCGTAG
- a CDS encoding aminoacyl-histidine dipeptidase, producing MSSAIDGLKPKEVWNFFAEISAIPRESRKEEKIRNYVLEKARLWGLPSRSDTIGNVVVEKPASPGFEHLPVTVLQGHLDMVCEQNRGTGHNFDTDGIELVRQGEWLRANNTTLGADNGIAVAMMLALLESDEPLGPLECLFTVDEETGLTGALEMDPSLIKGRILINLDSEEEGYFYIGCAGGCNTYMELPLVRESFPQNSSPEKPARGARLEITGLQGGHSGMDIHEGRGNSLVLGARLLAELRQEFPALMVSRLSGGGKHNAIPRELVADLAWAGVKGPDFDQLQRRVADWEKTFRQELGSLEPGLKVSLKESELPELVLTPACCDRVINLLLAIPQGVLGMSHDVPGLVETSNNLAAVDMPGDRLLVLTSQRSSRNTLIDWAGRHVAAPARLAGAEVRVGEWYPAWTPNAESPLLERAVQVYRDLRGQDPQVKAVHAGLECGVIRDRVGEMDMISLGPDLVGVHTPEEKLHIASTERTWEFLLKFLQALG from the coding sequence ATGAGTAGTGCAATCGATGGTCTGAAACCAAAAGAGGTCTGGAATTTTTTTGCCGAGATTTCCGCCATTCCCCGGGAATCGCGGAAAGAAGAAAAAATACGCAACTACGTTCTGGAAAAAGCCCGGCTCTGGGGGCTTCCTTCCCGCAGCGACACCATCGGCAACGTGGTGGTGGAAAAACCGGCATCGCCCGGTTTCGAACACCTGCCGGTGACAGTCCTCCAGGGTCATCTGGACATGGTCTGCGAGCAGAACCGGGGCACTGGCCACAACTTTGACACCGATGGAATCGAACTGGTCCGACAGGGTGAGTGGCTTCGGGCGAACAACACCACCCTGGGGGCTGATAACGGCATCGCCGTGGCGATGATGCTGGCCCTTCTGGAGAGCGATGAGCCCCTGGGCCCGCTGGAGTGCCTCTTCACGGTAGACGAGGAAACAGGTCTCACCGGAGCCCTCGAGATGGACCCCTCCCTGATCAAGGGGCGTATCCTGATCAATCTGGACAGCGAGGAAGAGGGGTATTTCTATATCGGCTGTGCCGGCGGGTGCAACACCTACATGGAGCTTCCCCTGGTGCGGGAGTCGTTCCCGCAGAACTCCTCTCCGGAGAAACCTGCCCGGGGAGCTCGCCTGGAAATCACCGGTCTTCAGGGTGGCCATTCCGGCATGGATATCCACGAGGGACGGGGCAATAGCCTGGTTCTGGGAGCGCGGTTGCTGGCCGAGCTCCGGCAGGAGTTTCCGGCCCTGATGGTCTCCCGCCTTTCCGGTGGGGGAAAGCATAATGCCATTCCCCGGGAGCTTGTAGCTGATCTGGCCTGGGCCGGCGTGAAGGGCCCTGATTTTGACCAGCTGCAGCGCCGGGTCGCCGACTGGGAGAAAACCTTCCGGCAGGAGCTCGGTTCGCTGGAGCCGGGGCTGAAGGTCTCCCTGAAGGAAAGTGAACTGCCGGAGCTGGTCCTCACCCCTGCCTGCTGTGATCGGGTGATCAACTTGCTTCTGGCCATTCCCCAGGGCGTGCTCGGTATGAGTCACGACGTCCCCGGTCTGGTGGAAACTTCGAACAACCTCGCTGCCGTGGACATGCCCGGAGACCGGCTCCTGGTCCTCACCAGCCAGCGCTCTTCCCGAAACACCCTCATCGACTGGGCCGGCCGTCATGTGGCCGCCCCGGCCCGTCTGGCCGGGGCCGAGGTCCGCGTTGGTGAGTGGTACCCTGCCTGGACCCCCAATGCCGAGAGCCCTCTGCTGGAGCGGGCTGTCCAGGTCTATCGGGACCTCCGGGGCCAGGACCCCCAGGTAAAGGCTGTTCATGCCGGGCTGGAGTGCGGCGTGATCCGTGATCGGGTGGGAGAAATGGACATGATCTCCCTGGGACCCGATCTGGTGGGGGTTCATACCCCGGAGGAGAAGCTGCATATCGCCTCGACAGAGCGGACCTGGGAGTTCTTGCTGAAGTTTCTCCAGGCTCTGGGCTAG
- a CDS encoding sugar ABC transporter substrate-binding protein: MVFGKGRSRDIFFCMVLLMVLSPGMLWGTGLREEPPERPGPPLQEPLRALPSSVVRVALVPGGGDEASLEKGVRQALEDQNRTLAGRERLVLFQKDSPPPGALDLQINLVERAVAGGAHVILLDALDSRGLVAAAERARAAGVLVVTLMHPLEEGGADFHVGTDTAAASGSVVEHLFLYGGAGPVALLPGEERPRSFPGRARQVLRYLDENYPEVRILKASPPGPISREAAAVAARGLVAAVPDLAAIVATDGASLEGAARGVLEAGGAGRVAVIGFDKTPETVAFLEEGVIRGILVEDPLAIGYVAMVRAVAALRGEDVPKEIFVPYRLVGP, from the coding sequence GTGGTTTTCGGGAAAGGCCGATCGCGAGACATCTTCTTTTGCATGGTGCTGTTGATGGTTCTGTCGCCGGGGATGCTCTGGGGCACGGGGTTGCGGGAAGAGCCGCCAGAACGGCCGGGGCCGCCTCTCCAGGAACCGCTTCGTGCCTTGCCCTCTTCCGTGGTTCGGGTTGCGCTTGTCCCCGGAGGCGGCGATGAGGCATCCCTGGAGAAGGGGGTTCGACAGGCCCTGGAGGATCAGAACAGGACCCTCGCCGGAAGAGAGCGGCTGGTGCTTTTTCAGAAAGATTCTCCACCCCCGGGCGCGCTGGATCTTCAGATAAACCTGGTGGAGCGGGCCGTGGCAGGAGGCGCTCATGTGATCCTCCTGGACGCCCTTGATTCGCGGGGGCTTGTGGCTGCGGCAGAACGAGCCCGGGCTGCGGGAGTTCTCGTGGTGACCCTGATGCATCCTCTGGAAGAGGGCGGTGCCGACTTCCATGTAGGAACCGACACCGCTGCTGCCAGCGGAAGTGTGGTGGAGCATCTTTTCCTCTACGGGGGAGCGGGGCCGGTGGCGCTTCTTCCGGGAGAAGAACGACCCCGGAGTTTTCCGGGAAGAGCCCGGCAGGTCCTGCGGTATCTGGATGAGAACTACCCCGAGGTGCGAATCCTGAAGGCCTCGCCCCCGGGGCCAATCTCCCGGGAGGCTGCTGCGGTGGCCGCGAGGGGCCTCGTTGCGGCGGTCCCTGACCTTGCCGCTATCGTCGCCACCGATGGCGCGTCCCTGGAGGGCGCCGCCCGGGGTGTCCTTGAGGCTGGAGGAGCGGGAAGGGTGGCCGTCATTGGCTTCGATAAAACCCCGGAAACGGTGGCATTTCTTGAAGAAGGCGTCATACGGGGGATCCTCGTGGAGGATCCCCTGGCGATCGGCTATGTTGCCATGGTTCGGGCCGTGGCGGCCCTCCGCGGAGAGGATGTGCCGAAAGAGATCTTTGTCCCCTATCGCCTTGTCGGCCCCTAG
- a CDS encoding response regulator, producing MAKRILVVDDSAAVRQSVSYVLDQAGYEVVQAEDGMDALKMLDGSTFDLIVTDVNMPNMDGIALTGKVRELDAYKYTPVVVLTTESQESKMSAGKAAGATGWIVKPFDSEKLLQVVKRLAG from the coding sequence ATGGCTAAACGGATACTGGTAGTTGACGATTCTGCAGCGGTTCGTCAAAGCGTTTCCTATGTTTTGGATCAGGCCGGCTACGAGGTGGTCCAGGCCGAGGATGGTATGGACGCGCTCAAGATGCTCGACGGCAGCACGTTTGATCTGATCGTCACCGATGTAAATATGCCAAACATGGATGGAATAGCGCTGACAGGGAAAGTCCGGGAACTGGATGCCTACAAGTACACCCCCGTGGTAGTACTCACAACGGAGTCGCAGGAGAGCAAGATGAGCGCCGGCAAGGCGGCGGGCGCGACGGGGTGGATCGTGAAGCCCTTCGATTCGGAGAAACTCCTGCAGGTGGTAAAACGGTTAGCCGGATGA
- a CDS encoding zinc-binding dehydrogenase encodes MKTKAVRMYGKNDLRLEEFELPPLQPGEILARVVSDSLCMSSYKAAIQGSGHKRVPADIDQKPVLLGHELCGEILQVGAKWEGRFSPGQRFSIQPALNYRGSLDAPGYSYRYIGGNATCVIIPEEVMEMDCLLEYQGDAFFLGSLAEPISCVAGAFHANYHTTQGSYDHSMGIVEGGKTAILAGVGPMGLAAIDYAIHNPRRPGLLVVTDIDQERLDRAARVYTVEDARNHGVDLHYVNTSRGESEQALLDLTGGTGYDDVFVFAPVRSVLEQGDRLLGHDGCLNFFAGPSNSDFRAELNFYEVHYSAHHLVGTSGGNTDDMREALDLMGRGLVNPAGMITHVGGLNAVIETTLNLPSIPGGKKLIYTHKNLPLVAIDEFAERGKNEPFYAGLAEICEKHNNIWSIEAEEYLLREAPEI; translated from the coding sequence ATGAAAACGAAAGCGGTTCGAATGTACGGGAAAAATGATCTCCGTCTGGAAGAGTTTGAGCTCCCTCCCCTGCAGCCGGGTGAGATCCTGGCCAGGGTGGTCTCCGATAGTCTGTGCATGTCTTCCTATAAAGCAGCGATCCAGGGGAGTGGGCACAAGCGGGTGCCAGCCGATATCGATCAGAAGCCGGTTCTGCTTGGACACGAGCTCTGCGGTGAGATCCTCCAGGTGGGGGCAAAATGGGAGGGGCGCTTTTCCCCGGGGCAGCGTTTTTCCATTCAGCCGGCTCTGAACTATCGGGGTTCTCTCGATGCACCCGGCTACTCCTACCGCTATATCGGTGGAAACGCCACCTGCGTGATTATCCCTGAAGAGGTGATGGAGATGGATTGTCTCCTGGAATACCAGGGCGACGCCTTTTTTTTGGGGTCCCTGGCGGAGCCAATCTCCTGTGTTGCAGGAGCGTTCCATGCCAACTACCATACCACGCAGGGTTCCTACGACCATTCAATGGGGATTGTCGAGGGCGGGAAAACGGCGATCCTCGCGGGAGTCGGGCCAATGGGGCTGGCTGCAATCGATTACGCGATTCATAATCCCCGGCGGCCGGGGTTGCTGGTAGTAACCGACATCGACCAGGAGCGCCTGGACAGGGCTGCCCGGGTCTATACGGTCGAGGATGCGCGCAACCATGGCGTGGACCTTCATTACGTAAATACCTCCAGGGGGGAGTCGGAACAGGCCCTCCTGGACCTCACCGGGGGAACGGGCTACGACGACGTCTTTGTTTTCGCGCCGGTCCGGTCCGTTCTGGAGCAGGGAGACCGTCTCCTCGGTCACGATGGGTGCCTGAACTTTTTTGCAGGCCCCTCAAACTCCGATTTCAGGGCCGAGCTGAACTTCTACGAAGTCCACTATTCGGCGCACCATCTGGTGGGAACATCGGGGGGGAACACCGACGATATGCGTGAAGCCCTGGACCTGATGGGGCGCGGCCTGGTGAATCCCGCGGGAATGATCACCCACGTGGGCGGCCTGAACGCAGTAATAGAGACTACCCTGAATCTTCCCTCGATTCCCGGAGGGAAAAAACTGATCTACACCCACAAGAATCTCCCCCTGGTGGCGATCGATGAGTTTGCCGAGCGGGGTAAAAATGAGCCCTTCTACGCAGGGCTGGCAGAAATTTGTGAAAAGCACAACAATATCTGGAGTATCGAAGCTGAGGAGTACCTTCTGAGAGAGGCTCCGGAAATCTAG
- a CDS encoding low molecular weight protein-tyrosine-phosphatase: MFVCTGNICRSPLAQAILEKMALDRGVSEQIQVESSGTDGWHVGENADSRMRETAAAQGVNLNHRARQFSAGDLQEYDLVFAMGRNHLKAIREIARREGGSARAKVVLFREFDPALSGGGNPPDVPDPYYGGAEGFREVYRIVERTCDEILNEIQEERLP, translated from the coding sequence ATGTTTGTATGTACCGGAAATATTTGCCGCAGCCCCCTGGCCCAGGCCATTCTGGAAAAGATGGCTCTCGACCGGGGAGTTTCGGAGCAGATCCAGGTAGAGTCTTCGGGAACCGACGGATGGCATGTGGGAGAGAACGCCGATTCGCGCATGCGTGAGACCGCAGCCGCCCAGGGTGTAAACCTGAACCATCGGGCCCGGCAGTTTTCGGCCGGGGACCTTCAGGAATACGACCTGGTCTTTGCCATGGGAAGAAACCATCTCAAGGCGATCCGTGAGATAGCCCGCCGGGAGGGTGGCTCGGCCCGGGCAAAGGTGGTCCTCTTCCGGGAGTTCGATCCGGCCCTTTCGGGCGGGGGGAACCCCCCCGATGTGCCCGACCCCTATTATGGCGGCGCCGAGGGGTTTCGCGAGGTCTACCGGATTGTGGAGCGCACCTGCGACGAGATTCTGAACGAGATTCAGGAGGAGCGTCTGCCGTGA
- a CDS encoding fructosamine kinase family protein, producing the protein MIDADLEKILLPVQTPEEAVILLFGRTATIGTRRAVGGGSINDTALLELSSGETIFLKENDLHQGSLFQEEARGLVALARAPRGPRVPRPLGLFSGKTRQYLLMEYVPSGRPRGDFFTRFGRALARLHRSCRNRSCGFARDNHIGATPQPNPWTEDWIRFFSEQRLRFQGELARARGLWGTRDLRSLESLVKRLPDLLPQVDQGEASLLHGDLWGGNFMADSDNAPVLIDPAVYFGHREADLAMTELFGGFSPAFYEGYRQEWPLEPGYGERKDIYNLYHLMNHMNLFGGSYRASCQAILRRFS; encoded by the coding sequence GTGATCGATGCCGATCTTGAGAAGATACTGCTTCCCGTCCAGACCCCCGAAGAGGCGGTAATCCTTCTCTTTGGCCGGACGGCAACAATCGGGACGCGCCGTGCCGTGGGCGGGGGTAGCATCAACGATACGGCCCTGCTCGAGCTCTCCTCGGGAGAGACGATCTTTCTCAAGGAGAACGATCTGCACCAGGGGAGTCTCTTCCAGGAAGAGGCTCGCGGGCTGGTTGCTCTGGCCCGGGCGCCCCGGGGGCCTCGCGTCCCCCGGCCCTTGGGTCTCTTTTCCGGCAAAACCCGTCAGTACCTCCTCATGGAATACGTTCCGTCGGGGCGCCCCCGGGGGGATTTCTTCACCCGCTTCGGTCGTGCTCTGGCCCGGCTTCATCGGAGCTGCCGAAACCGATCCTGCGGATTTGCCCGGGATAACCACATCGGGGCCACTCCCCAGCCGAACCCCTGGACAGAAGACTGGATCCGGTTTTTTTCCGAACAACGTCTTCGCTTCCAGGGCGAGCTGGCCAGAGCCAGGGGCCTCTGGGGGACAAGGGATCTTCGCTCTCTCGAGTCTCTGGTGAAGCGGCTCCCCGATCTGCTTCCCCAGGTGGACCAGGGTGAGGCATCACTGCTGCATGGTGATCTCTGGGGCGGCAATTTCATGGCCGACAGCGATAATGCTCCCGTACTTATCGATCCAGCGGTTTACTTTGGCCATCGCGAAGCCGATCTGGCCATGACGGAACTCTTTGGAGGGTTTTCGCCCGCCTTCTACGAGGGGTACCGGCAGGAGTGGCCTCTGGAGCCGGGCTATGGCGAGCGGAAGGATATCTACAACCTCTATCATCTGATGAACCACATGAACCTCTTCGGCGGGAGTTATCGGGCCAGCTGTCAGGCAATTCTGCGCCGTTTTTCCTAG
- a CDS encoding NAD(P)H-dependent oxidoreductase translates to MIYLVVYSHPRSDSFTHALVERIAATLGDEGHGVHCHDLYAEHFQPVLENEEIRRRFSFDDLVTQHTRELREAAGLILVYPDWWGMPPAILKGWIDRILRPGVAFDYRGPEFLHKHLVPLLTDKKGLVISTTDETNPLSQDAMNTIWRERVFEYVGIRSVSFKTFYGVRESTLRDRREWLLEAEELVLRWL, encoded by the coding sequence GTGATCTATTTGGTCGTCTACAGCCACCCCCGCTCCGATAGTTTTACCCATGCCCTGGTGGAGCGGATCGCTGCCACCCTGGGGGACGAGGGACACGGGGTCCATTGCCACGATCTCTACGCAGAGCACTTCCAGCCGGTCCTGGAAAACGAGGAGATTCGCCGGCGCTTCAGCTTTGACGATCTGGTAACACAACACACGAGGGAACTGCGTGAGGCGGCAGGACTGATACTGGTCTATCCCGACTGGTGGGGTATGCCCCCGGCGATCCTCAAGGGCTGGATCGATCGGATTCTCCGCCCGGGGGTTGCCTTCGACTACCGGGGTCCCGAATTTCTTCACAAGCACCTGGTCCCCCTCCTGACGGACAAGAAAGGGCTGGTGATCTCCACCACCGACGAGACCAATCCCCTGAGTCAGGATGCGATGAATACGATCTGGAGGGAGCGGGTCTTTGAATATGTGGGTATCCGCTCGGTGAGCTTCAAAACCTTTTACGGCGTTCGGGAAAGCACCCTTCGCGATCGTCGGGAATGGCTTCTGGAGGCGGAGGAGCTTGTCCTGCGCTGGCTGTGA
- a CDS encoding metal-sulfur cluster assembly factor, with the protein MISKTDILESLKKVIDPEIGINIVDVGLIYRVEPREDAVEVDFTLTSPGCPLADTINQEIIEVIKKDHGVKEVVTNLVWNPPWSMEFLSEDARISLGYPI; encoded by the coding sequence ATGATTAGCAAGACCGATATACTCGAATCCCTGAAAAAGGTCATTGATCCCGAGATCGGGATCAACATCGTCGATGTGGGGCTCATTTACCGTGTCGAGCCACGGGAGGACGCTGTGGAGGTGGATTTTACCCTCACATCACCGGGGTGCCCCCTGGCCGATACGATCAATCAGGAGATCATCGAGGTGATCAAGAAAGATCACGGGGTGAAAGAGGTGGTGACCAACCTGGTGTGGAACCCGCCCTGGAGCATGGAGTTTCTCAGCGAAGACGCACGAATAAGTCTGGGATACCCCATCTGA
- the sufC gene encoding Fe-S cluster assembly ATPase SufC has protein sequence MKIEIKDLHARIADTDILKGVNLTLNSGEIHALMGPNGSGKSTLSNVMFGNETYEVTGGQILVDGQDILEMETHERAQLGLFLAFQYPVEIPGVTVGRFLKRAAEIRFPGDDARVRSFVKHLRSNMQYMEMDQQFINRYLNEGFSGGEKKRMEILQMLMLEPEFAILDETDSGLDIDALKIVSQGVNKLRDETPFGALIITHYQRMLDYIKPDFVHIMYQGRIVTSGGADLVGALEEHGYDWVKKQHGIQEEASHEQQPAGLA, from the coding sequence ATGAAAATAGAAATCAAGGATCTGCACGCGCGCATTGCCGATACGGATATTCTCAAAGGGGTAAATCTCACCCTCAATAGCGGAGAGATCCACGCTCTCATGGGGCCCAACGGCTCGGGGAAGTCAACCCTGTCCAATGTGATGTTCGGAAACGAGACCTACGAGGTCACGGGTGGCCAGATCCTGGTGGACGGCCAGGACATTCTGGAGATGGAAACCCATGAGCGAGCTCAGCTGGGGCTCTTTCTTGCCTTTCAGTACCCCGTTGAAATCCCCGGTGTCACGGTGGGGCGCTTTCTCAAGCGGGCCGCAGAGATTCGCTTCCCCGGCGACGATGCCCGGGTCCGGTCCTTCGTGAAGCACCTGCGCTCCAACATGCAGTACATGGAGATGGATCAGCAGTTTATCAACCGCTACCTGAACGAAGGCTTTTCGGGCGGGGAAAAAAAGCGGATGGAGATTCTCCAGATGCTCATGCTGGAGCCGGAGTTTGCCATTCTCGACGAGACCGACAGCGGCCTCGACATAGACGCCCTCAAGATCGTCTCCCAGGGGGTAAACAAGCTCCGCGACGAGACCCCCTTCGGGGCACTTATCATCACCCATTACCAGCGAATGCTGGATTATATCAAGCCCGATTTCGTACACATCATGTATCAGGGGCGGATCGTCACTTCCGGCGGAGCTGATCTGGTGGGTGCCCTGGAAGAACATGGCTACGATTGGGTAAAGAAGCAGCACGGCATACAGGAGGAGGCGAGCCATGAGCAGCAACCAGCAGGTCTCGCTTGA
- the sufB gene encoding Fe-S cluster assembly protein SufB, producing MSSNQQVSLEDYKYGFHYEDKSVFKTRKGLNEEVVRAISSAKNEPDWMLEYRLRALESFQSLPMPSWGSDLSDIDFEDIFYYAKPTEEQARSWEDLPSEIKDTYDRLGIPEAEQKFLSGVGAQYDSEVVYHSIREDIEKQGVIFLSPEQALEKHPEIVKKYFGTVIPYNDNKFAALNTAVWSGGSFVYIPKGVRVDIPLQAYFRINSQNFGQFERTLIIAEEESFVHYVEGCTAPVYTTDSLHSAVVEIIILDGARVRYSTIQNWSSDVYNLVTKRAVAYKNATMEWVDGNLGSKRTMKYPAVYLKGEGAHGEVLSIAFAGKGQEQDSGGKIVHAADNTTSTITSKSISKDGGISTYRGLIKVDEGVRNARSKVECDALLIDGESTTNTYPYMDIKSDQVAIEHEATVSKISDDQIFYLMSRGMTEEEAAGMIVNGFLDPLVKQLPMEYAVELNRLIELEMEGSIG from the coding sequence ATGAGCAGCAACCAGCAGGTCTCGCTTGAGGATTACAAGTACGGTTTTCACTACGAGGACAAGTCGGTTTTCAAGACCCGCAAGGGTCTGAACGAAGAAGTAGTCCGTGCGATCAGCTCGGCCAAGAACGAGCCCGACTGGATGCTTGAGTACCGTTTGCGGGCTCTGGAATCTTTCCAGTCGCTGCCCATGCCCTCCTGGGGTTCCGATCTGAGCGACATCGACTTTGAGGACATCTTCTATTACGCAAAACCCACCGAGGAGCAGGCCCGGTCCTGGGAAGATCTGCCCTCGGAGATCAAGGACACCTACGACCGCCTGGGAATCCCCGAGGCGGAGCAGAAGTTCCTCTCCGGCGTGGGCGCTCAGTACGATTCCGAGGTGGTCTACCACAGCATCCGCGAGGACATCGAAAAGCAGGGAGTAATCTTCCTCTCCCCCGAGCAGGCCCTGGAGAAACACCCCGAGATCGTGAAAAAATATTTCGGCACGGTGATTCCCTACAATGACAACAAATTTGCCGCCCTCAACACCGCCGTGTGGAGCGGGGGAAGTTTCGTCTACATCCCCAAAGGGGTCCGGGTGGATATCCCCCTCCAGGCCTACTTCCGGATCAACAGCCAGAACTTCGGCCAGTTCGAACGAACCCTCATCATCGCCGAGGAAGAGAGCTTTGTGCACTACGTGGAAGGCTGTACCGCTCCGGTCTATACCACCGACAGCCTCCACAGCGCCGTGGTGGAAATCATTATTCTGGACGGGGCCCGGGTGCGGTACTCCACCATCCAGAACTGGTCCTCCGACGTCTATAACCTGGTGACAAAACGGGCCGTGGCCTACAAAAATGCCACCATGGAATGGGTCGACGGCAACCTGGGCAGCAAGCGCACCATGAAATATCCCGCAGTCTACCTGAAAGGCGAGGGCGCTCACGGAGAAGTTCTCTCGATCGCCTTCGCAGGAAAAGGTCAGGAGCAGGATTCGGGAGGCAAGATCGTTCACGCCGCCGACAACACCACCTCCACCATAACCAGCAAGTCCATCAGCAAGGACGGAGGGATCTCCACCTATCGGGGGCTCATCAAGGTTGACGAGGGCGTGCGGAACGCCCGCAGCAAGGTCGAGTGCGACGCCCTCCTGATCGATGGAGAGAGCACCACCAACACCTATCCCTATATGGACATCAAGAGCGACCAGGTAGCGATAGAGCACGAAGCAACGGTGAGCAAGATCAGCGACGACCAGATCTTCTATCTCATGAGTCGCGGTATGACCGAGGAAGAAGCTGCCGGCATGATCGTCAACGGATTCCTTGATCCGCTGGTAAAGCAGCTCCCCATGGAATACGCCGTGGAGTTGAACCGCCTGATCGAGCTCGAAATGGAGGGATCCATCGGATGA
- the sufD gene encoding Fe-S cluster assembly protein SufD, whose product MSTAVYTNSSLETLGAYIEGLAEPAWLRDIRKVALERFSRLEWPSAQDEEFRRTDLSSFDFDAWSFSRDEKTLTQEAPPRATPGEIVFEGAATASRSLDPELAAKGCLLAGFEEVAAGALPEKVARIVAEALRKGLERADNRLALWHYVTMTHGVVLYVPPFLEIHEPFRVTFSETTAGVMRSPQVVVVADEGARFSLLHQSDTEVSGEVLFNEGITLDLAQGSKVDYFLLQDVNIDSSYFSNGYASVGRDAALRVYSAVFGGLLSKYRMEGEMAGPGGDAYFGGVYFPHQDQHVDMKTVQDHRAPKAHSLALYKGAVADEARSVFQGLIKVDHDALDTDAYLTNNNLVLGDEAEADSIPMLEINTDEVRCSHGSTTGKLDARQLFYLESRGYTPKESRRLLIEGFFAEVSASFPQEARERIETIVDARIPVED is encoded by the coding sequence ATGAGTACCGCTGTCTATACCAACAGTTCCCTGGAGACCCTGGGGGCATATATCGAGGGGCTTGCCGAGCCGGCCTGGCTCAGGGATATCCGCAAGGTTGCCTTGGAGCGATTTTCCCGCCTCGAATGGCCCTCGGCGCAGGATGAAGAGTTTCGGCGAACCGATCTCTCGTCCTTCGATTTCGACGCCTGGAGTTTTTCCCGCGACGAAAAAACACTCACGCAAGAAGCCCCGCCCCGGGCAACACCGGGAGAGATCGTGTTTGAAGGCGCCGCCACAGCCAGCCGTTCTCTTGACCCGGAGCTGGCGGCAAAGGGATGTCTGCTTGCAGGGTTCGAGGAGGTTGCCGCCGGAGCGCTTCCTGAAAAGGTGGCCCGGATCGTGGCCGAAGCCCTGAGAAAGGGGCTGGAGCGCGCCGATAACCGCCTGGCTCTGTGGCACTACGTCACCATGACCCACGGCGTGGTTCTCTATGTCCCTCCCTTTCTGGAGATTCACGAGCCTTTCAGGGTAACTTTCAGCGAGACAACCGCCGGTGTCATGCGATCACCCCAGGTTGTGGTGGTCGCCGACGAAGGAGCCCGGTTTTCCCTCCTTCATCAGAGCGATACCGAGGTGTCCGGGGAGGTTCTCTTCAACGAAGGGATAACCCTCGATCTGGCCCAGGGGAGCAAGGTGGATTACTTCCTCCTGCAGGATGTGAACATTGATTCCTCCTATTTCTCCAACGGCTATGCTTCGGTGGGGCGCGACGCTGCCTTGCGTGTATATTCTGCCGTCTTTGGCGGTCTTCTGAGCAAATACCGCATGGAAGGCGAGATGGCCGGCCCCGGGGGCGATGCCTATTTCGGAGGGGTCTATTTCCCCCATCAGGATCAGCACGTGGATATGAAGACGGTCCAGGATCATCGTGCTCCCAAGGCCCACAGTCTTGCCCTCTACAAGGGAGCTGTGGCCGACGAGGCGCGGAGCGTCTTTCAGGGGCTTATCAAGGTCGACCATGATGCTCTCGACACCGACGCCTACCTCACCAACAACAATCTTGTTCTGGGCGATGAGGCCGAAGCCGATTCGATCCCCATGCTGGAGATCAATACTGACGAGGTGCGTTGCAGTCATGGCTCGACCACGGGGAAACTCGATGCACGACAACTCTTTTATCTGGAATCCCGGGGGTACACGCCGAAAGAATCCCGCCGCCTCCTTATTGAGGGCTTCTTCGCCGAGGTCTCGGCATCCTTTCCTCAGGAGGCTCGGGAGCGGATAGAGACGATTGTCGATGCCCGAATCCCGGTGGAGGACTAA